From one Synechocystis sp. PCC 6803 substr. PCC-P genomic stretch:
- the leuS gene encoding leucine--tRNA ligase: protein MASPYNAGEIEQKWQQRWAEWGLDKTPIASDLPKFYALSMFPYPSGNLHMGHVRNYTITDVIARLKRMQGYQVLHPMGWDAFGLPAENAAIERGIPPKQWTEKNIAQMRAQLQQLGLSIDWEREVATCAPDYYRWTQWLFLEFFQAGLAYQKEATVNWDPIDQTVLANEQVDSEGRSWRSGAMVERKLLRQWFLKITDYAEALLNDLEQLTGWPERVKLMQSHWIGKSVGAYLEFPIKDSQEKIAVFTTRPDTVYGVTYVVLAPEHPLTKVVTTAEQQGTVDEFVAMVAKESEIERTAEDKPKRGVKTGGIAINPFNGEEIPILIADYVLYEYGTGAVMGVPAHDQRDFKFAQDNNLPMQVVIIPDDADNSDVNLTVAYTEAGVMVNSAQFTGMASPKAKQAIIKFAEDNDYGRAKVQYRLRDWLISRQRYWGCPIPIIHCDDCGAVPVPTKDLPVELPDNVEFSGRGPSPLAKLEDWINVPCPSCGKPARRETDTMDTFIDSSWYFLRYADAQNTELPFDGEKVAHWLPVDQYVGGIEHAILHLLYSRFFTKVLADRQLIPVKEPFQKLLTQGMVQGITYKNPTTGKYVPAKDLQTGQQVIDPKDPKDPDSGEPLQVFYEKMSKSKFNGVDPQEVLAKYGADTARMFILFKAPPEKDLEWDDADVEGQFRFLNRVWRLVTDYIGDPAGIRFAVRPETLVTNEPLTKAEKDLRRAIHGAIKEVAEDLNDDYQFNTAISEMMKLSNALIAATDLISFPVYQEGIETLLLLLAPFAPHLTEELWHRLGRTDSIHQQAWLQVDPTALVLDEITLVIQVLGKTRGTITVPASADKTQLEELARNSDLAQRYLEGKTIKKVIVVPGKLVNFVIT, encoded by the coding sequence GTGGCATCCCCATACAACGCTGGTGAAATCGAGCAAAAATGGCAACAACGCTGGGCTGAATGGGGGTTGGACAAAACACCGATCGCCTCTGATCTGCCTAAATTTTATGCCCTGTCCATGTTTCCCTATCCTTCCGGGAACCTCCACATGGGCCATGTGCGCAACTACACCATCACCGATGTCATTGCTCGGTTAAAACGGATGCAGGGTTACCAGGTGTTGCATCCTATGGGTTGGGATGCCTTTGGTTTACCGGCGGAAAATGCAGCCATTGAGCGGGGTATTCCCCCCAAGCAGTGGACAGAAAAAAATATTGCCCAGATGCGAGCCCAGTTGCAACAGTTGGGGCTTTCCATCGATTGGGAACGGGAAGTGGCCACCTGTGCCCCCGATTATTACCGTTGGACCCAATGGTTGTTTTTGGAATTTTTCCAAGCTGGTTTGGCCTACCAAAAAGAAGCCACCGTTAATTGGGACCCCATTGATCAAACAGTTCTGGCCAATGAGCAGGTCGATAGTGAAGGCCGCTCCTGGCGATCGGGGGCCATGGTGGAGCGTAAATTATTGCGGCAATGGTTCTTAAAAATCACCGACTACGCCGAAGCTTTACTGAATGATTTAGAGCAATTAACGGGCTGGCCAGAACGGGTCAAACTGATGCAGTCCCATTGGATTGGCAAATCCGTGGGGGCTTATTTGGAATTTCCCATCAAGGATAGTCAGGAAAAAATTGCTGTTTTCACCACCCGCCCGGACACGGTTTACGGCGTTACCTACGTGGTTTTAGCCCCAGAACATCCTTTAACCAAGGTGGTTACCACAGCAGAACAACAGGGCACAGTGGATGAGTTTGTCGCCATGGTGGCCAAAGAGAGTGAAATTGAACGGACAGCGGAGGATAAACCCAAGCGTGGTGTTAAAACCGGTGGCATTGCTATCAATCCCTTCAACGGAGAAGAAATTCCCATTTTGATTGCCGATTATGTTCTATACGAATACGGCACCGGCGCAGTGATGGGGGTTCCCGCCCACGATCAACGGGATTTCAAATTTGCCCAGGATAATAATTTGCCCATGCAAGTGGTGATTATTCCCGACGATGCCGATAACAGTGATGTGAATTTGACGGTGGCCTATACCGAAGCGGGGGTGATGGTTAATTCAGCTCAATTCACCGGTATGGCTTCCCCCAAAGCAAAACAGGCCATTATTAAATTCGCTGAAGATAATGATTATGGTCGGGCCAAAGTGCAATATCGTCTGCGGGATTGGTTGATTTCTCGACAACGATATTGGGGCTGTCCCATTCCCATCATTCATTGCGATGACTGTGGAGCAGTGCCCGTACCGACCAAGGATTTGCCGGTGGAGTTGCCAGATAATGTGGAATTTTCCGGTCGTGGCCCTTCTCCCCTAGCGAAATTAGAGGATTGGATTAACGTGCCCTGTCCCAGTTGTGGAAAACCAGCCCGGCGGGAAACGGACACCATGGATACGTTCATTGATTCTTCCTGGTATTTTCTGCGTTATGCCGATGCCCAAAACACTGAGTTGCCCTTTGATGGGGAAAAAGTTGCCCACTGGTTGCCGGTAGACCAGTATGTGGGGGGCATTGAACACGCCATTTTACATTTGCTTTATTCCCGCTTTTTCACCAAAGTTTTGGCCGATCGCCAGTTAATTCCCGTCAAAGAACCGTTCCAAAAATTGTTAACCCAGGGCATGGTGCAGGGTATTACCTACAAAAATCCCACCACGGGCAAATATGTGCCGGCCAAGGATTTGCAAACGGGACAACAGGTAATTGATCCCAAGGATCCAAAGGACCCCGACAGTGGGGAACCGCTACAGGTTTTCTACGAAAAAATGTCTAAATCCAAATTTAACGGTGTGGATCCCCAAGAAGTGTTGGCTAAATATGGTGCCGACACCGCCCGGATGTTTATCCTTTTCAAAGCCCCTCCAGAGAAGGATTTAGAATGGGACGATGCGGACGTGGAAGGTCAATTCCGCTTTCTCAATCGGGTTTGGCGCTTAGTAACCGATTACATTGGCGATCCCGCAGGGATCCGCTTCGCGGTGCGCCCCGAAACCTTAGTGACCAACGAGCCTTTAACTAAAGCGGAGAAAGATTTACGGCGGGCTATCCATGGGGCAATCAAAGAAGTGGCGGAGGATTTGAACGACGATTACCAGTTCAACACCGCTATTTCCGAAATGATGAAACTCAGTAATGCCCTAATTGCGGCGACGGATTTGATTTCTTTTCCCGTTTACCAAGAAGGCATTGAAACCCTGCTGTTACTCCTTGCTCCCTTTGCGCCCCACTTGACGGAGGAATTGTGGCATCGTTTGGGTCGTACTGACTCCATTCACCAACAGGCTTGGTTGCAGGTGGATCCCACTGCCCTAGTATTAGATGAAATTACGTTGGTCATTCAAGTGCTAGGCAAAACTCGGGGAACTATCACTGTTCCCGCCAGTGCGGATAAAACCCAGTTGGAAGAATTGGCCCGTAATTCTGATTTAGCCCAACGTTATTTGGAAGGGAAAACGATTAAAAAGGTAATTGTCGTACCGGGTAAATTAGTCAATTTTGTTATCACCTAG
- the hik2 gene encoding two-component system sensor histidine kinase Hik2 codes for MAGSISSMYSPSAGLISLCQSQVRLLQQGLRVDWCGVYLNQEETEQGLVPLVVSHGSTLVESESYGLISLPQGEVSPPMDDFSLPAVPVGVGQLSRRSRLEPPPFDADKRLVLPLVYGEEMVGLLVIHRSQGQWHGEEMMQLEAIAKSLAVACLLDQQQDWYRQAWEEQNQQYQWERQHWADLLHQLRNPLTALKTFSKLLLKRWHGDNKSQQVVEGIVRQGEHLQELLQSFEASQSQGPEAVPLLSSSPVTTIQVLPPADRVETMPLANFSLGEVLPPILLAHQAIAAERNITLTAQIALIDTVVMANRLALREVVNNLLDNGIKYTPNGGLVEVSLALEKVSSSGMDWATLAIADTGYGIPPEDQQKIFERNYRGVQGRGSINGTGLGLAIVADLVAQMGGKITVTSPNGLSRDPDQPGSTFTLWLRSGEQV; via the coding sequence ATGGCCGGTTCCATCTCATCAATGTATTCCCCCAGTGCTGGGTTAATTTCCCTTTGTCAGTCACAGGTTCGGCTTTTGCAACAGGGATTGCGGGTGGACTGGTGCGGCGTTTATCTAAATCAAGAAGAAACGGAACAGGGATTGGTGCCGCTGGTGGTTTCCCATGGTTCAACGCTGGTTGAGTCAGAAAGTTATGGGTTAATAAGTCTACCACAAGGAGAGGTGTCTCCCCCGATGGACGATTTTTCTTTGCCGGCAGTTCCCGTGGGGGTAGGCCAGTTAAGTCGTCGTAGTCGTTTGGAACCTCCTCCCTTCGATGCAGATAAGCGCTTGGTTTTACCTTTGGTTTATGGGGAGGAAATGGTGGGGCTGTTGGTAATTCACCGCAGTCAGGGCCAGTGGCATGGGGAGGAAATGATGCAGTTGGAGGCGATCGCCAAATCCTTAGCGGTGGCCTGCCTATTGGACCAACAACAGGATTGGTATCGCCAGGCTTGGGAGGAACAAAATCAACAATACCAGTGGGAGCGACAACATTGGGCTGACCTCTTGCACCAACTCCGCAATCCCCTCACTGCCCTAAAAACTTTTAGTAAGCTACTGCTCAAACGTTGGCACGGGGACAACAAAAGTCAACAGGTGGTGGAAGGCATTGTCCGCCAAGGGGAACACCTCCAGGAATTGTTACAAAGCTTTGAAGCAAGTCAATCCCAAGGCCCCGAAGCCGTGCCCCTGTTGTCAAGTTCCCCAGTGACCACAATTCAGGTTTTGCCCCCGGCGGACCGGGTGGAAACTATGCCTCTGGCCAATTTTTCCCTAGGGGAGGTTTTGCCTCCCATTTTGCTGGCCCATCAGGCGATCGCCGCCGAGAGAAATATCACTTTAACAGCCCAAATTGCTTTGATTGATACCGTGGTGATGGCTAACCGTTTAGCTTTGCGGGAAGTGGTTAATAATCTTTTGGACAATGGGATTAAATACACTCCCAATGGTGGCCTCGTAGAAGTTAGTCTTGCCTTAGAAAAAGTGTCATCTTCCGGAATGGATTGGGCCACATTGGCGATCGCCGACACGGGTTATGGCATTCCCCCGGAGGATCAACAGAAAATTTTTGAGCGTAATTATCGTGGTGTTCAGGGCCGAGGCTCCATTAATGGCACTGGTTTGGGTTTGGCGATCGTGGCGGATTTGGTAGCCCAGATGGGGGGCAAAATCACCGTCACTAGCCCCAACGGTTTATCTCGCGACCCAGACCAACCAGGCTCAACTTTTACCCTCTGGTTACGCTCTGGAGAACAAGTGTAA
- a CDS encoding Uma2 family endonuclease yields the protein MAHSPMVTTNSPTRVAILENGDHLNRQEFERIYAESRIKKAELIEGIVHVASPLRHTYHGQPHSQIIGWLITYQAQRTGLAVSIEATVRLDDENELQPDAILFRLGGNAQIDEDDYISGAPELVVEIAASTASYDLHSKKRVYENHGVKEYIVWRTIDREIDWFVLVNGKYERLSPDDNGLMASQEFPGLVLNTPAMLANNMADVITTLNSFSR from the coding sequence ATGGCGCATTCCCCCATGGTCACCACCAATTCTCCCACCCGAGTTGCCATTCTTGAAAATGGCGATCACCTCAATCGTCAAGAGTTTGAGCGAATTTATGCTGAATCTCGAATCAAAAAAGCTGAGCTAATTGAAGGAATCGTCCACGTGGCTTCTCCCCTCCGTCACACTTACCATGGTCAACCCCATAGTCAAATCATTGGTTGGCTAATAACTTACCAAGCCCAAAGAACTGGACTAGCGGTTAGTATTGAGGCCACTGTGCGGTTAGACGATGAAAACGAACTTCAACCTGATGCTATTCTTTTTCGCTTAGGGGGGAATGCCCAGATAGATGAAGATGACTACATCAGCGGTGCCCCGGAGTTAGTGGTGGAGATTGCCGCCAGCACTGCTTCCTACGACCTCCATAGCAAAAAACGAGTTTACGAAAACCATGGGGTGAAAGAGTACATTGTTTGGCGCACCATCGACCGGGAAATTGATTGGTTTGTGCTAGTGAATGGAAAATATGAACGCCTGAGTCCCGACGACAATGGATTGATGGCCAGTCAAGAATTTCCAGGCTTAGTGCTCAATACCCCTGCTATGTTGGCCAACAATATGGCCGATGTGATTACTACCCTTAACAGCTTCTCCCGTTAG
- the gltS gene encoding sodium/glutamate symporter, with protein METIQFNIRQTIIVAILVLYIGKYLTKKIKFLQSFNIPDAVSGGVLASLFFGLIYGIFRTEVAFNFPIRDAFLIIFFTCIGLSSKLKVLLQGGKPLLILLATAVSFLVIQNFVGVGMASLLGQALPVGLLSGSISLSGGHGTAIAWSPVFYDNHGIRNASEIAIACATFGLVFGGIVGGPIAKFLIIRNKLEPDCDTKDLTIGIRRDQDNVQIDYNTMLHTILVIGVTIGLGYEINDLVAKLGLMLPAFVSCLLAGIVLTNTIPLAFKKFPWPAETPSLALISDVSLGLFLAISLMSLQLWTLADIGGVIALILLVQFMATVLYSIAVVFPLMGRDYNAAVVCSGYSGLTLGATPTAIANMTAVTEKFGAAPQAFIVVPLVGAFFIDIANAFVIQQFLNFLG; from the coding sequence ATGGAAACTATTCAATTCAACATACGCCAGACAATTATTGTCGCAATTTTAGTGCTTTACATTGGTAAATATCTCACTAAAAAAATTAAGTTTTTGCAGAGTTTTAATATTCCCGATGCCGTTTCCGGTGGAGTGCTAGCTTCCCTGTTTTTTGGTCTCATCTACGGTATTTTTCGCACAGAAGTAGCTTTCAATTTTCCGATTAGGGATGCTTTTTTAATTATTTTCTTTACCTGCATTGGTCTATCTTCCAAGTTAAAAGTCCTACTCCAGGGCGGCAAACCCCTATTGATTCTTTTAGCAACAGCGGTGAGTTTTTTAGTAATTCAAAATTTTGTCGGGGTGGGTATGGCTTCCCTATTGGGGCAGGCGTTACCAGTGGGTTTACTCTCCGGGTCCATTTCCCTGAGTGGTGGCCATGGCACGGCGATCGCCTGGTCTCCGGTTTTTTATGATAACCACGGCATCCGTAATGCTTCGGAAATTGCCATAGCCTGTGCCACTTTTGGGCTGGTGTTCGGGGGCATTGTGGGAGGCCCCATCGCCAAATTTTTAATTATCCGCAATAAGTTAGAACCGGATTGTGACACTAAAGATTTGACCATTGGCATCCGGCGAGATCAGGACAATGTGCAAATTGATTACAACACCATGCTCCACACCATTTTAGTCATTGGCGTTACCATCGGTCTTGGCTATGAAATTAACGATCTGGTTGCTAAGTTGGGGTTAATGTTGCCGGCCTTTGTTTCCTGTTTACTGGCGGGGATCGTGCTCACCAACACCATTCCCCTCGCTTTTAAAAAATTCCCTTGGCCGGCGGAAACCCCTTCCCTCGCCCTGATTTCCGACGTTAGTTTGGGACTATTCCTGGCCATTTCCCTGATGAGCCTGCAACTCTGGACCTTAGCCGACATTGGCGGAGTGATCGCCCTGATCCTCCTGGTCCAATTCATGGCCACAGTGCTCTACAGCATTGCTGTTGTTTTTCCCCTCATGGGGCGTGACTACAACGCAGCGGTAGTTTGCTCCGGTTATTCCGGTTTAACCCTGGGGGCCACCCCCACGGCGATCGCCAATATGACCGCAGTGACGGAAAAATTCGGCGCCGCTCCCCAGGCTTTCATCGTTGTACCCTTGGTGGGGGCCTTCTTCATCGACATTGCCAATGCCTTTGTGATCCAGCAATTTCTCAATTTTCTTGGCTAG
- a CDS encoding TPM domain-containing protein, translating to MAVHLPSSATRFSKNFVWLLAASLSLMLWWGPASPAQAVNNPELLPKEKTPVVDLANFLPEIQEAQLIDDLNSFEVETGWKLRVLTQYDRSPGRAVIPFWGLDDKSILLVADARGGNLLAFSIGDEVYELMPRTFWIEMQARFGNMYYIRDNGENLAITEALETVKGCLLKGGCNVVPGLPREQWILTLVTSIVGGLIFGFAAIPRSPNQTFAWQWVLIMSPLWGILVIAFGIGPVVTRTSDFLPLFRNLMGFSLGALVAYLSPMFSQINNNPQT from the coding sequence ATGGCTGTCCATTTGCCGTCCTCTGCTACCCGTTTCAGCAAAAATTTTGTCTGGCTTTTGGCCGCTAGTTTATCTTTAATGCTGTGGTGGGGCCCGGCGAGCCCGGCCCAGGCGGTGAATAATCCTGAGTTGTTGCCGAAGGAAAAAACTCCCGTGGTGGATCTCGCCAACTTTTTACCGGAAATCCAAGAAGCTCAGTTAATCGACGATCTAAATAGTTTTGAAGTAGAAACGGGATGGAAATTGCGGGTGTTAACCCAGTACGACCGGAGTCCAGGGCGGGCGGTGATTCCTTTTTGGGGCCTAGACGACAAAAGTATTTTATTGGTGGCTGATGCAAGGGGGGGAAATTTATTAGCCTTTAGTATCGGGGATGAAGTGTATGAGTTGATGCCCCGCACCTTTTGGATTGAGATGCAGGCTCGTTTCGGCAATATGTACTACATTCGAGATAATGGCGAAAATCTAGCTATCACCGAAGCGCTGGAAACAGTTAAAGGTTGTTTGCTCAAAGGTGGTTGTAATGTGGTGCCTGGACTGCCCAGGGAACAGTGGATTTTAACCTTGGTAACTTCCATTGTGGGGGGATTGATTTTTGGCTTTGCGGCCATTCCCCGATCGCCGAATCAGACCTTTGCGTGGCAATGGGTGTTGATTATGTCGCCTCTGTGGGGAATTCTGGTCATTGCCTTTGGTATTGGCCCCGTTGTCACCCGCACCAGTGATTTTTTGCCTCTGTTCCGCAATTTAATGGGCTTTAGCCTGGGTGCCCTGGTAGCGTACCTTTCTCCCATGTTTAGCCAGATCAATAACAATCCCCAAACTTAA
- a CDS encoding ABC transporter ATP-binding protein produces MTPSPAAPPSDNDWRLLLRLLPYVKRYPKELAAALVLLIPVAFSGAVQPLIIGQAVSLLREEPAWGFLDAMPLDRALHTLVIILAVTIVIRLLFLGLQGFIVQKMGQEITADVRQDLFEHVTSLSVNFFHRTPVGRLVTRITSDVEALGEVFASGAIGVVSDIVSILAIIVTIFWVQWQLALLLVGMLVPVTVLIIYFQQQYRKANYQAREELSRLNSQLQENVAGINVVQLFRREELNSRSFRRVNEKYRRAVDKTIFHDSAVSATLEWISLVAIAGVLGLGGWLILRDNLEFGVLAAFILYGQRLFNPLRQFADKFTMFQSGFTAIERIGELMEEPVEIKDQAVITPIEINGALRGSHGEICFENVWFGYKPDEYVLKNLNFTIKPGEKVALVGPTGAGKSSIIRLLCRLHDPSRGRILVDGIDIRELSQQQLRRFIGVILQDSFLFAGDVKRNITLGEEYSLEEVQRAAQLTSVDRLIEELPQGYHTQLRERGSNLSGGQKQLLAFARVAIREPYVLVMDEATASLDVRTEADIQAALLHLLQDRTSIIIAHRLSTIRNVDRIFVLKHGEIVETGNHDQLLDLKGLYASLYQLQMLGG; encoded by the coding sequence ATGACCCCGTCCCCTGCTGCTCCCCCGTCTGATAATGATTGGCGCTTGTTATTGCGTCTGCTTCCTTACGTCAAGCGCTATCCCAAGGAACTGGCGGCGGCGTTAGTTTTACTGATTCCTGTGGCTTTTTCTGGAGCAGTGCAACCCCTAATCATTGGGCAAGCAGTTTCCCTGTTGCGGGAGGAACCAGCCTGGGGCTTTTTGGATGCCATGCCATTGGATAGGGCCTTACATACCCTAGTGATTATCTTGGCAGTCACCATTGTCATTCGGTTGCTATTTTTGGGGTTACAGGGCTTTATTGTGCAAAAAATGGGGCAGGAAATTACCGCCGATGTGCGTCAGGATTTATTTGAACATGTCACTTCTTTGTCGGTAAACTTCTTTCACCGTACCCCTGTGGGCCGTTTGGTAACCCGTATCACCAGTGACGTGGAGGCATTAGGGGAAGTATTTGCCAGTGGGGCGATCGGTGTGGTCAGTGACATTGTCTCCATTCTGGCTATCATCGTGACTATTTTTTGGGTGCAATGGCAGTTGGCCCTGCTACTGGTGGGGATGTTGGTGCCGGTGACTGTGTTGATTATTTATTTCCAGCAACAATATCGCAAAGCTAACTACCAAGCTCGGGAAGAGTTATCCCGCCTTAATTCCCAGCTTCAGGAAAATGTGGCCGGTATCAATGTGGTGCAATTATTCCGTCGGGAAGAGTTAAACAGTCGTTCCTTTCGTCGCGTGAATGAAAAATATCGTCGGGCAGTGGATAAAACTATTTTCCATGACTCTGCTGTGTCGGCCACCTTGGAATGGATCAGTTTAGTGGCGATCGCCGGGGTGCTGGGTTTGGGGGGCTGGCTAATTTTGCGGGATAATCTGGAATTTGGGGTGTTGGCGGCGTTTATTCTGTACGGACAACGGCTATTTAATCCCCTGCGACAGTTTGCGGATAAATTCACCATGTTTCAATCGGGCTTTACGGCGATCGAGCGCATTGGGGAATTAATGGAAGAACCGGTAGAAATCAAAGATCAAGCGGTGATTACCCCCATTGAAATCAATGGTGCTTTGCGGGGTAGCCATGGGGAAATTTGCTTTGAAAATGTTTGGTTTGGCTATAAACCAGACGAGTACGTGCTGAAAAATTTAAACTTCACCATCAAACCCGGGGAAAAAGTCGCCCTAGTGGGGCCAACGGGGGCAGGAAAAAGTTCGATTATTCGTCTACTGTGTCGCCTGCACGATCCCTCCCGGGGTCGCATTTTAGTCGATGGCATTGATATTCGAGAACTGTCCCAACAGCAACTGCGCCGTTTTATTGGCGTCATTCTCCAAGATAGTTTCCTCTTTGCCGGGGACGTGAAACGGAACATTACCCTAGGGGAAGAATACAGCCTGGAAGAAGTGCAACGGGCAGCCCAATTAACCAGCGTCGATCGCCTGATTGAAGAATTACCCCAGGGTTACCACACCCAATTACGGGAACGGGGTAGTAATTTGTCAGGGGGACAAAAACAGTTACTAGCCTTTGCTCGGGTGGCCATTCGGGAACCCTATGTATTGGTGATGGATGAAGCCACTGCTAGCCTAGATGTCCGCACTGAAGCGGATATTCAAGCGGCTTTGTTACATTTGCTCCAGGATCGTACTTCCATCATCATTGCCCATCGCTTATCGACCATTCGCAATGTAGACCGCATTTTCGTGCTCAAACACGGGGAAATTGTGGAAACTGGCAACCATGACCAACTATTAGACCTCAAGGGGCTTTACGCTAGTTTGTACCAGTTACAAATGCTGGGGGGCTAA
- a CDS encoding DUF3155 domain-containing protein — translation MARKRKRKSRRRQEGRKILELVPQFNIESGEDKPVTAARRYIQANEIQPPALLIVKRNEHTTDRYFWAEKGLFGAQYVEENHFLFPSLREYQLPTPSTKTPVGAGTR, via the coding sequence TTGGCACGTAAACGCAAACGGAAGAGTCGTCGTCGTCAAGAAGGTCGTAAGATTTTGGAGCTTGTTCCTCAGTTTAATATTGAAAGCGGCGAGGATAAGCCTGTCACGGCCGCTCGTCGCTACATCCAAGCTAACGAAATTCAGCCCCCGGCCTTGCTCATTGTAAAACGAAATGAGCACACTACTGATCGATATTTTTGGGCCGAGAAGGGACTGTTTGGGGCCCAGTATGTGGAAGAGAATCATTTTCTATTCCCCAGTCTGCGGGAGTATCAACTACCCACCCCTAGCACCAAAACTCCTGTAGGCGCTGGAACTCGTTAA
- a CDS encoding DUF4269 domain-containing protein, whose amino-acid sequence MRIPYEKAIENLDLLANLRIFDPIVIGTPPLGIDVSNSDIDIACYCDDLDRFAGFATRQFESQDGFQIRHGTFQNHESIIVQFNAFEWDVEIFCQPIPTNKQWGVRHFRVEQRLLALSPSLKSTVTELKRSGLKTEPAFAKALGLAGEPYVAILGLEQTDDRELLALTATCKSLAASTTSPLGDRLKP is encoded by the coding sequence ATGCGAATCCCTTACGAAAAAGCAATTGAGAATCTTGACCTGCTGGCCAATCTGCGTATATTCGATCCAATCGTGATCGGAACGCCGCCGCTTGGAATTGATGTGTCCAACAGCGATATCGACATTGCTTGTTATTGTGACGATCTTGACCGATTCGCAGGATTCGCAACGCGTCAGTTTGAATCTCAAGATGGCTTTCAAATTCGACACGGAACTTTTCAAAATCATGAATCCATCATTGTTCAGTTCAATGCGTTTGAATGGGACGTTGAGATTTTCTGCCAGCCAATTCCGACAAACAAACAGTGGGGCGTACGGCATTTTCGGGTTGAACAGCGGTTGCTGGCTTTGTCTCCTAGTCTAAAATCAACCGTGACGGAATTGAAACGTTCTGGCTTGAAAACCGAACCTGCGTTCGCCAAAGCTCTTGGATTGGCTGGTGAGCCTTACGTGGCAATCCTTGGGCTCGAGCAAACCGACGACCGTGAATTGTTGGCATTAACTGCTACTTGCAAGTCTCTCGCCGCCTCCACAACTTCACCGTTGGGCGATCGCCTTAAACCCTAG